In one Ochotona princeps isolate mOchPri1 chromosome 16, mOchPri1.hap1, whole genome shotgun sequence genomic region, the following are encoded:
- the PPP1R13L gene encoding relA-associated inhibitor: protein MDSEAFQSARDLLDMNFQSLAMKHMDLKQMELDTAAAKVDELTKQLESLWSDSPANPSPQAGAASRMSRYSSSPIPEPFGSRGSPRKAATDNADASFARSENASTLLPYSQLSPKGRPSSPRTPLYLQPDAYGSLDRAPSPRPRAFDGTSSPLGRAPSPRPGSGPLRQQGAPTPFDFLGRAGSPRGSPLAEGPQAFFPERGPYDAPAAFGSPLLGAGGSAFAPPLRAQDDLTLRRRPPKAWNESDLDVAYEKKTSQTASYERLDVFSRPASPSLQLLPWRESSLDGLGAAGKDNLTSATLPRNYKVSPLANERRSDVGGYRRSLGSAGPSGTLPRSWQPVSRVAMPPSSPQPRGAPRQRPIPLSIIFKLQNAFWEQGAGRAVLHGSPGFARAPPPKMTSQPQPQPQPQPPPQLQPQQQPQPPPLQPQLPQQPQPQPPTSGPQAPQQNWPAMNEGSPKPAAAATTELEPEPELEGLLAPSLEAGDVDEGPVARPLSPTRLQPALPPEAQSVPELEEVARVLAEIPRPLKRRGSMEQSPTVALPPTHKKQYQQIINRLFHRHGGAAGPGGPAEPELAPITEGSEARAGPPAPAPPAPIPPPPPPQSSPPEQPQSQEMRSVLRKAGSPRKARRARLNPLVLLLDAALTGELEVVQAAVKEMNDPSQPNEEGITALHNAICGANYPIVDFLIAAGANVNSPDSHGWTPLHCAASCNDTAICMALVQHGAAIFATTLSDGATAIEKCDPYREGYADCATYLADVEQSMGLMHNGAVYALWDYSAEFGDELSFREGEPVTVLRRDGPEETDWWWASLHGQEGYVPRNYFGLFPRVKPQRNKV, encoded by the exons CTCTGGCCATGAAGCACATGGACTTAAAGCAGATGGAGCTGGACACGGCGGCGGCCAAGGTGGACGAACTGACCAAACAGCTGGAATCGCTGTGGTCGGATTCACCAGCAAACCCCAGTCCCCAGGCCGGAGCCGCCTCCAGG ATGTCCCGGTACAGCTCCAGCCCGATCCCCGAGCCTTTCGGCAGCCGAGGGTCTCCCCGGAAAGCGGCCACCGACAACGCTGACGCGTCCTTTGCGCGCTCGGAAAACGCCTCGACCCTGCTCCCCTACAGCCAGCTGTCCCCCAAGGGCCGGCCGTCGTCGCCGCGCACCCCGCTCTACCTGCAGCCCGACGCCTATGGCAGCCTGGACCGTGCGCCCTCGCCCCGGCCGCGCGCCTTTGACGGGACAAGCAGCCCCCTGGGCCGCGCGCCCTCCCCGCGGCCCGGCTCGGGCCCGCTCCGCCAGCAGGGGGCCCCCACGCCCTTCGATTTCTTGGGGCGCGCCGGTTCCCCGCGGGGCAGCCCTCTGGCCGAGGGGCCCCAGGCTTTTTTCCCGGAACGTGGACCTTACGACGCGCCGGCCGCCTTCGGGAGCCCCTTGCTGGGCGCGGGCGGTAGTGCCTTCGCTCCGCCGCTGCGCGCACAAG ACGACCTGACCCTGCGCCGGCGGCCCCCCAAAGCCTGGAACGAGTCCGACCTGGACGTGGCGTATGAGAAGAAGACTTCGCAGACAGCAAGTTATGAGC GCTTGGATGTCTTCTCACGGCCCGCCTCACCGAGCCTACAGCTGCTGCCCTGGCGAGAGAGCAGCTTGGATGGGCTGGGGGCCGCCGGcaag GACAACCTCACCAGCGCCACCTTGCCGCGCAATTACAAGGTCTCCCCGCTGGCCAACGAGCGGCGCTCGGATGTGGGCGGCTACCGGCGCTCCTTGGGCTCCGCGGGACCCTCGGGCACGCTGCCCCGCAGCTGGCAGCCGGTCAGCCGCGTCGCCATGCCTCCGTCCAGCCCGCAGCCGCGCGGCGCCCCCCGCCAGCGGCCAATCCCCCTCAGCATCATCTTCAAACTGCAAAATGCGTTCTGGGAGCAAGGCGCCGGCCGGGCAGTGCTCCATGGTTCCCCGGGTTTTGCGCGAGCACCCCCTCCCAAGATGAcctcccaaccccagccccagccccagccccagccaccccCACAGCTCCAGCCTCAACAACAGCCCCAGCCACCACCTCTGCAGCCCCAACTGCCCcaacagccccagccccagccccctacCTCTGGCCCCCAGGCCCCCCAACAGAACTGGCCTGCTATGAACGAAG GCTCCCCCAAGCCCGCAGCTGCTGCCACCACTGAGTTGGAACCAGAGCCGGAGCTCGAGGGGCTGCTGGCACCTTCCCTGGAGGCCGGGGATGTGGACGAAGGCCCTGTGGCCCGGCCGCTCAGCCCCACGCGGCTGCAGCCAGCGCTGCCCCCAGAGGCGCAGTCGGTGCCGGAGCTGGAGGAGGTGGCCCGTGTGCTGGCTGAGATCCCTCGGCCCCTCAAGCGCAGGGGCTCCATGGAGCAGAGCCCCACCGTGGCCCTGCCGCCCACCCACAAGAAGCAGTACCAGCAGATCATCAACCGCCTCTTCCACCGCCACGGCGGTGCGGCAGGGCCGGGTGGTCCTGCTGAGCCCGAGCTGGCTCCCATCACTGAGGGGtctgaggccagggctgggccccctgcccctgccccgccGGCCCCCATCCCGCCTCCACCGCCGCCGCAGAGCAGCCCCCCGGAGCAGCCGCAGAGCCAG GAGATGCGCTCGGTGCTGCGGAAGGCCGGCTCCCCGCGCAAGGCCCGCCGCGCACGCCTCAAcccgctggtgctgctgctggacgCCGCGCTGACCGGGGAGCTGGAAGTGGTGCAGGCGGCGGTGAAAGAG ATGAACGACCCGAGTCAGCCCAACGAGGAGGGCATCACGGCCCTGCACAACGCCATCTGCGGCGCCAACTACCCCATCGTGGACTTCCTCATCGCCGCGGGCGCCAACGTCAACTCCCCTGACAGCCATGGCTG GACCCCGCTGCACTGCGCGGCGTCCTGCAACGACACAGCCATCTGCATGGCGCTGGTGCAGCACGGTGCTGCCATCTTCGCCACCACGCTCAGCGACGGCGCCACGGCCATCGAGAAGTGCGACCCGTACCGCGAGGGCTACGCCGACTGCGCCACTTACCTGGCAG ACGTGGAGCAGAGCATGGGGCTCATGCACAATGGCGCGGTGTATGCGCTGTGGGACTACAGCGCCGAGTTTGGAGACGAGCTGTCCTTCCGCGAGGGCGAGCCGGTCACTGTGCTGCGGAGGGACGGGCCCGAGGAGACTGACTGGTGGTGGGCTTCGCTACACGGCCAGGAGGGCTACGTGCCCCGGAACTACTTTGGG CTCTTCCCCAGGGTGAAGCCACAGAGGAACAAGGTCtaa